ATGGCAGACCGTCTGATGAAAGTCAACGCGTACACGACGCTCGATCTCGTCGACGCCGTCGCGAAAGGCCACGAGTTCGAGACCGAATCGCTCGCCGTCGTGAACGCGACAGCGGACCGAGAGGAGCCCGACTGCGTCCGGTTGCAGTTCGAACTCGACAACATGACCGAAGAGCACCTCCCCGCCCACATGGAGGAGCTCCAGCTAACGCCCGATCAGGCTCGAACGATCGCGGACGACCTCGAGAAACACGCAGAGCGGGTCGAGGACGCGACCGACGAGTAGCTCACTTGAGGTCCTCGAGGGTGTCCTTGGCCTTGTCGACCGCGGTGTCGAACGTACTCTCCAGTTCTTCGACCGAGCGCTCGACGTGGTAGACTCGCTCGCTCGGGACCCGTCGAACCATGTCGTTGCCGTCCTCGTCGGTACCGTACGCGAACAGCCAGTGGTCCTGGAAGTAGGCGATGTGGTCGTTGTCGACGGTGACCTCCTCGATCTCGTCGCTCGAGTTCCGGTAGACGATCGTCGCGGTGCCGAGTTCTGCCATACGTCCGCTATATTGGTCTCGAACGGGAAGCCGCTAGCCCGGCAGCTGCAACGATTGTGTGGAAATACCTAACATAGTTAGGGGTGGCCGGCTTTCGGCGCGAGATCGTACGACGGTGTATGAACACGACGCAGCTGAACCGGCTGGCCGACTTCGGTACCCGCTCGATTATCACGCACGGGCTCATGGCGGCGTCGCTTGTCGGTGCGATCACCGCGGGGCTGTTCGTCGGCGGTGAGCTGGGGCTGGTCTCGTTCGTCGCGCTGTTGAACTTCACTGCCGGACTGTGGATCGCACAGTCGCTCCACTCGCTGGGCCACGCGCGAGACGGCGGCGAGTACAGCGGCGTCCTCGACGAGCTGCTCGAGCGCACCGAAACGGGCTCTGACTCCGAGCGCGGTCTCGACACCGGCCGGCTAGCGCGGCTCGGAACGCTGATCGCGTTCGTGACGGCGGTCTCGCTGCTGACCTCGGCACAGGTCCTCGCGGGAGCGCTATTCTCGGTCGCGGT
This genomic window from Natronococcus occultus SP4 contains:
- a CDS encoding DUF6360 family protein — protein: MADRLMKVNAYTTLDLVDAVAKGHEFETESLAVVNATADREEPDCVRLQFELDNMTEEHLPAHMEELQLTPDQARTIADDLEKHAERVEDATDE